The Helianthus annuus cultivar XRQ/B chromosome 16, HanXRQr2.0-SUNRISE, whole genome shotgun sequence genome includes a window with the following:
- the LOC110920080 gene encoding uncharacterized protein LOC110920080 codes for MAVVVRFVDKLGAVRESFIGIVHVKDTASTTLKQAIDKALILKDNPSAHYIHCFAHQLQLVIVAVAKKHAGVKTFYEFLSMVVTTVSASCKRKDMLREEKKAIVEKEILEGEIKTGKGLNQEVSLARAGDTRWGSHHRTIISLLRLFPEVVTVLQYVKEDGDCSQQRTNAKGILSYFKKLEFVFYMHLMGDILSYTNALSKHLQQKGKDLLEAANLINGTKRALNDLRQNGFEPMLEKVTSFCKKYDITMLDMTESYGNPRNRKNVITNRHHFEVDIFNEVLDMQIQELGNRFNEVTTSLIKNMSGLNPSNGLSKFDPSKILAFAKMYPDDFTTQVIGSLLGDIESFRHTISDDDNFEDLNGISDLARVMVETGTHSSCPTVYRALSL; via the exons ATGGCTGTAGTTGTTAGATTTGTTGATAAACTTGGTGCTGTTAGAGAGAGTTTTATCGGAATTGTTCATGTGAAAGACACGGCTTCTACAACTCTTAAACAAGCCATTGATAAAGCGTTGATTTTGAAAGATAACCCGTCTGCACATTACATCCATTGTTTTGCTCATCAACTTCAGTTGGTTATAGTCGCTGTTGCAAAAAAACATGCCGGTGTGAAAACTTTCTATGAATTCCTTTCCATGGTTGTCACTACGGTTTCAGCTTCTTGCAAACGAAAAGATATGTTAAGGGAGGAAAAAAAGGCGATAGTGGAAAAAGAGATACTTGAAGGTGAAATTAAAACGGGTAAAGGATTAAACCAAGAGGTTTCCCTAGCACGAGCCGGTGATACGCGATGGGGTTCACATCATAGAACCATCATCAGTTTGCTTAGATTGTTTCCGGAAGTTGTTACCGTACTTCAATATGTTAAAGAAGATGGAGATTGCAGTCAACAACGGACAAATGCAAAAGGTATTCTATCCTATTTTAAAAAACTCGAGTTTGTTTTTTATATGCATTTGATGGGAGATATATTAAGTTACACAAATGCTCTTTCAAAACACCTTCAACAAAAAGGTAAAGATTTATTAGAAGCGGCCAACTTGATAAATGGTACAAAACGAGCATTAAATGATTTAAGACAAAATGGGTTTGAGCCGATGTTGGAAAAAGTGACTTCCTTTTGTAAAAAATATGACATTACAATGTTGGACATGACGGAAAGTTATGGTAATCCAAGAAACCGAAAGAATGTCATTACAAATCGACATCATTTTGAAGTAGACATTTTTAATGAGGTTTTGGACATGCAAATTCAAGAACTAGGAAATCGATTTAATGAGGTAACAACTAGTTTGATAAAAAATATGTCGGGTTTAAATCCTTCTAACGGTTTATCTAAGTTTGACCCATCGAAGATATTAGCGTTTGCTAAGATGTACCCGGATGATTTTACTACACAAGTAATAGGGAGTCTTTTGGGTGATATTGAGTCATTTCGTCACACAATAAGCGATGATGATAACTTTGAAGACTTGAATGGAATAAGTGATCTTGCGCGTGTTATGGTTGAAACGGGAACGCATAGTTCTTGTCCTACAGTTTATCGG GCTCTTTCTTTGTAG
- the LOC110920079 gene encoding uncharacterized protein LOC110920079, with product MAMTSEFAITNGFENDTTPNETTPPNVDVDSSPNVDQANDDVDAIPNVDQANDDLNDNPTTSIPTTRGIIDLNDLPPDPFDRPPIASYHPNQIDDIRSWLEYSIKADKVYCLYCYLFKEDVGNQGGRDTWSSSSKGFSDWSKKGH from the exons ATGGCTATGACATCAGAATTTGCCATTACAAATGGCTTTG aaaatgatacaaCTCCGAATGAAACAACTCCTCCGAATGTTGACGTTGATTCAAGTCCGAATGTTGATCAAGCAAATGATGACGTTGATGCAATTCCGAATGTTGATCAAGCAAATgatgatttgaatgataatcCTACAACTTCAATTCCAACAACACGAGGTATTATTGATTTGAATGATCTTCCTCCGGATCCATTTGATAGGCCACCTATTGCTAGTTATCACCCAAATCAAATAGATGACATAAGAAG TTGGTTAGAGTATAGCATCAAAGCAGACAAAGTATATTGTCTATATTGTTACTTGTTTAAAGAAGATGTTGGTAATCAAGGCGGAAGAGATACATGGTCTTCTAGTTCTAAAGGCTTTAGTGATTGGAGTAAAAAGGGTCATTAA